From Archaeoglobus sulfaticallidus PM70-1:
TTTCAAAAATTTTAATCAAAATTAAAGGCAGAATGAAGGGAAAATTATATAAATTAGTTGTTTCAATTTTCTATTGAATGTCGGAAGGTGACATACTGGTTGAAAGGCTCGAAAAAAAATAATTGAAAAGGATAGAGAGATTGCGGAGTTGAAGAAGATGCTGTCACTGAAGGACATGGAGCTTGAGGAACTGAAAAAGAGCATAGTTAAAGAGGTAAAAAACGAGCTTCTGTTCGAGTTCAAGAAGGTCAAAGAGCTTGAAGCAAAAATAATAGAGTTCTCAAAGCTGATCGATGCCCTGTCATCTGAAGTGCTCTACCTGAAGAGTGAACTCAAGAAAATGGACGAGAGTAAAGAGACCCGAAAGGAGGATAGAGTGCTCGAAGACAGAAGGGTTGCTAAGGAAAGAGTAATTGAGAAGAGAGTGGACGATGAGGATGTCGAACTGCTAACTGCAGAGGAAAAGAAAACCAGAGAAGATGAGGATGACGGAATCATTTACTGTGATTAAAGTTTATGTACATCAAGAAGATAGTCCTGAAAAACTTTAAATCATTTAATAAAAAAGTTGAAATTCCCTTTTTTAAGGGATTTACCGTTATCAGCGGCCCCAACGGGAGCGGGAAGTCGAATATTGTAGATGCGATACTTTTCTGTCTTGGATTGACTCCATCGACAAGATACCTGAGAGCGGACAGGGTTGGAGACCTCATATATTCTGGAAATGGAAAGCTGGGCGAAGCTGAGGTTACCGTTATTTTCGACAACGATGGAGAAGAGATAAAGATCACCAGAAAGATAAAGAGAACGAGCAAGGGCAACTACACCTACAACTACTTAAACGGGAAATCCGTTAATCTGGCTGAGATTCAGAGGCTTTTGCAGAACTTTGGCATATACAGCGATGCGTACAATGTCGTGATGCAGGGAGATGTCACAAGAATAGCTGAAATGACACCATTTCAAAGAAGGAAGATCATAGACGATATAGCCGGAATTTCAGAATTTGATGAGAAGAAAGCAAAAGCCATAGAGGAGCTTGAAGCTGTCAGGGAGAACATAGAGCGGATAAACACGATACTCATCGAAGTTAGCAACCAGCTTGAGCAGTTGAAGGCTGATAGGGAAGAAGCTCTCAGATACAAATCGCTCATAGAGGAAAAGGAGCTGAATTTGAAGTATCTAAAGATCAACAAGTTCCTGAGCCTAAACAGGAGAAAAAGAATGATTAAAAGGGACATAGAGAACCTTGAGATGAGAAAAGATAAGATTTTGAAGGAGATCATTGATATCAACTCGAAGCTGAACGAGCTGAACACGAAAGCCGATGAAATCTCAGCAGAAATATACAGACTCGCTGATGAAAGCTATAAAACTATACAGAACGAAATAATTGAGATATCCTCAAAAAGGGAGGGGCTGAAGAGCTCAATTGAGATGAAAAAGAAGGAGATAAAGGACATTGAGGATGAAAAAACCAAGCTCCTCGTTTCGATATCAAAGCTGAAAGAAGAGGTGTCGAAGGTTGAGGAGGAATTACAGAAGTTCTCCATCCAAAAGATGAGTGTTCAGGAGGTTCTTGACGATCTGGAGTCCAAGAAGAGCCTGATCATTTCAAAGCTCAATCTGATGGATTCAGCATACTCAGAGCTCAGAGATCAGTTGCTGAAGAAGAAAGAGATCCTTGATGAACTGAAGGAAAGGAAATCAAGCAAGGTCAACGAGAGAGACAGGCTGCTGGAGGTTATCAGAAGGATAGGGATGGAGATTGAGGACATTGAAGGCGAGATCGAGACGCTCAGAAAGGAGAGCATAACGCTGAATGAAGAGTTGAAGGAGCTGAATAAAAAATACAAGGAAGTTGAGAAGGAGCTGGAAGCTGCCATAAAGAGAAGGAATGAGGCAGATAATAAGATATTCTCCATACGGAATCAGATTTCCTCACTTGAAGAAGAGAAGAAGAATTTAGAGGTGGAGCTTTCAAAGATTAAGGCTCAGCTCTCTTTGCTTGAGAGCAGCTTCTCCAAGGCTGTTGAGTTGATTCTGGAAGCTAAAAGCAGAAAAGCCATGCCGGGTGTTTTCGGGACAGTATCCCAGCTGTGTGAGGTCGATGAGAAGTTTGCAGTAGCACTGGAGGTTTCTGCGGGGAACTCCCTGCAATATCTGGTTGTTGAGAATGAGGATGATGCGATAAGGTGTATCAAGTATCTCAAGCAAATAGATGGAGGTAGAGCAACATTCATACCTCTTAACAAGATAAAGAAGAATTTTGGAGATATAAAGCTTGATAGGAGCGTTTTGAAAGAGAAAGGTGTTATCGATTACGCGATAAACCTGATAAAGTGTGAAAAGAAGTTCAAACCCGTTTTCAACTTCGTGTATCGGGACACGCTTGTGGTTGAGGACATCGACACGGCCAAGAGGTTAATGGATGGCAGAAGGATAGTTACGCTTGATGGAGATATAGTTGAGAGAGCCGGAACGATAAGCGGTGGCAGCAAACAGAAGAGCAAGGGCATTCTGGCAACAAAAGAGCTTTTCGAGAAGGAGAAGAAGCTTGAAGAGGAAATAACAGTTATAGAGAGTAGAAAAGCCGAGATGCTGGGGAATCTGAGGTTGGTTGAAGAGGAAAGGAGGATTCATCAGAGCAATGTGGAGGAGATCAACTCCAGACTCTCCGAATTGAGCAGTAAAATATCCGTTGCCGAATCCAAGCTGAGAGATAACGAGAACAGGATTGAAGAATTGAAGGAGAAGCTCACATACAAGCAGAAAGAGAGAGCTGAGATCTACGAAAGAATGTCTGGGGTTGAAGAGGAGATAGAAAAGATAGATGAGGAGATCAGAAAGATTTCTGGAGAGATAGAAGAAATAGAGGCAAAGATGAGGGGCAGCGAGATCCCGGCACTTACAAGAAAGCTTGAGGAGATCAAAGAGGAAATAGACAGAAATAGCAGAGCCATGTATTCCATAACCAAGAATCTCGAGAATTCTGAGTTCAAGCTGCAACAGCTCAAGGACCTCGTGCTGGAGAAAGAGATCAAAATTGATGAGCTTGACAGGAAAATAGAGAACCTCAAAAAGGAGATAGAAAACGATAGCCAGCTTTATAGCGAGCTTGGAGAGAGACTTATCACACTGAAGGAAAAGGAGAAGGAAGTAGGAGAATCCGTTAAGGATCTCAGAGATAAAAGATCAAAGCTGCTTGCCGAGATCAAAAAACTCGAGAAAGATAGAGATGAAAAGAGGTTCGAGGTTACCGGAATCGAAGAGACCATAAAAGCGAAGGAAGAGAGTCTGAAAGATATAGAAGAGCAAATCCGGGAGCTTGGAGAGATAGAGTATGATGAGGAAGAGGTACAGAATATACCAAGAATGGAGCATGTGAAAAGAAGACTTGAAGAGATAGAGCTTGAGCTGAAGAAGTTCGGAGATGTCAACCTGAAAGCAATACAGGATTATGAAGAGGTGAAAGCGAGGAAGGAAGAGCTCATGAGCAAGAAACTTACTCTTGAGAAGGAAAGGAGTGAGATACTGGAAAAGATAGAGAGATACGAGAAGATGAAGAGGGATACCTTCTTCGAGACATTCAACGCGATAAACATGCACTTCAAAGAGATAATTTCGAAACTCGCTGAGGGAGAAGGCGAACTGTACCTCGACAATGCTGATGATCCGTTCAATAGCGGGCTGTACATGAGAGTTAGAGTTAGAGACAAGCCCATTCAGAAAATAGAGTCGATGAGCGGTGGAGAGAAGAGCCTTGTGGCCTTATCGCTGATATTCGCGATCCAAAAGTTCAAGCCCGCACCATTCTACGCCTTCGACGAGGTGGACATGTTCCTTGACGGCATAAATGTAGAGAAGGTCGCGAAGCTGATAAGCGAGAGATCTAAGAACGCTCAGTTCATTGTGGTGTCACTCAGGAAGCCCATGCTCGAGAAAGCAGATTCAATCGTTGGGGTAACCCTCTCCAAAGATAACTCCTCAACTGTAACAGGAATAAAGATGAAGGCCTGATAGAACATGACTCCTGAAAATCTTGAAGATCCGATAGAATTGCTCGTTGAGATGGCGAAGAGGGGAGAGATAGATCCGTGGAACATCGATGTGATAGATGTGGCCTCAAAGTTTCTTGAAAAACTTGAGAAGGCCCAAAAGCTCGATCTGAGGATTTCCGGAAGGGTTTTACTCTATGCAGCAATCCTTGTAAGAATGAAAGCTGAGATCCTTGCCAACGAAGCTTTAATGACCAGAGGGGGGGCTGAAGAGGAGGTTGAGGAGGAGAGCTACATCCCCGACGAGATCGATTTCGATACCTTCCCATTCGATTTTGATGAGAAACCAAGCGAGAGACCAGACAAGAAAGAGACAGAGAATTATGATCTGCCAAAGAGAAGAACCGTCAGAAGATTCACAACCCTCGATGACCTGATAAAAGAGCTGGAGATGGCTGAAAGAGTTGAGAGAAGAAAGAGAGTCAGGAAAAAAGTGGTCAGAGAGGTCGAGGATCCACTGAAGGTTCCACATGAAGAGAACATTGAGGAGACGCTCATAAGGATTGAAGCGGAACTCCTGAAGTACTTCAGAATAAAGGATGCAATTCTCTTTTCCGAGCTTGTAGGAATGAAAGAAAGAAAGGAGAAGGTCACATACTTCCTTTCAATCCTGCACCTCGCATACAGGAAGATAATCGAACTGAGGCAGGAAAGGATTTTTGAAGAGGATATTGAGATAAGGTTGATCAGATAAATCGAGGGTTAGCAGGTAGATAACATGGAAGATAAAAACGAAAACGAGGTAAGGAAGATCGTTGAGGCTATTCTTTTCTCCTCATCTGAACCAATATCCCCATCGAAAATAGCGAGGATTGTCAGGGTCAAGACTGAGATTGTTGAGAAAGTTCTCAGAGATCTTGTTCACGAGTACAATATAAGGGATAGCTCAATAGAGATTATTGAGCTTAAAGGTAGCTATTTGATGAGGGTTAAGCCGAATTACACCAGATTCGTTGACAGATTCAGCGAAAAAGATCTCGACAGAGGTACGAGGAGGACTCTAGTTGTTATAGCGATCAGGCAGCCAATAAAGCTATCCGAGCTTGCTAAGATCAGGGGTAACAGGTGCTACGAGCATGTAAAGAAGCTTGAGGAGATCGGGTTCATAGAGACCAGGAAGGAGGGCAGGAGCAAGATAATCACAACCACCAAGTACTTCGCAAAATACTATGGGCTAGAAAAAAGCGATCCAGAGTATGTAAGGGAATTTTTCAGCGAGTTACAGAAGAAGGGCAAGCTTTCTGATTACAGCAGGGAATAACTTTGATGGTACAAATTTTGCAAAAGAATTCGCAAACTTTTTCTTGCAGTACCTTAGAGATTATTCATGGATTTTATTATAATCTCTGTCGGCAACGAACTTTTGAGTGGAGATACAGCAAACTCGAATTCAGTATACATGGCAAAAAAGCTTGTTCAAATGGGACACAGGGTTAAGAGGATCATCGTAATTCCGGACGATGTTGATGAGATTGCCGAGGAGGTCAGGAAGGCAAGCGAAAAGGCTGATTTTGTGCTCGTTACCGGCGGGCTAGGAGCGACCCACGACGATGTTACTGCTGAGGGGATAGCGAAAGCCTTCAATGTCGAGCTTGTGGTTGATGAAAAAACTGCCAACCGCCTCAGAAGGTTCTCCAGAAATGAAGAAGCAATAAGGAAGGTTGCATCCGTCCCGAAAGGTTCTGAGATTATTCCAAACGACAGGGGTGCTGCTCCAGCATTCATATTCAGGAATGTGGCCGTTATGCCTGGAGTGCCTGCAGAGATGGAGGATACATTCAATAAGATCATAAAGAGGTTTTCCGAGGAGGAATACTATGAGGACACGCTCAAGGTTAATGGATATGAGAGTCAGATTCTGAAAGAGCTGAACAAAGTTGTGGAAGAATTTAAGGATGTTTCCATCGGTTCCTATCCAAAGCCGGGTTATGTTGTGATCAAGTTCTCTGGCAGGAATAAGGGGAGGGTTGAAGAGGCCAAGAAGAGGCTTGAAGAGCTTTTGAAGGTCAGAAAATGAAACCGTTCGTTTTTGTCAATATAGCTTCAAGTATAGATGGCAAGATAAGCGATGAGAGCAGGAAGCAGGTGAGAATATCCTGCAGAGAGGACTTTCAGAGAGTGGATAGACTGAGGGCCTTCTCAGATGCCATCATGGTAGGTATAGGAACGGTTCTGTCAGATGATCCATCTCTGACAGTGAAAGATGAGAGGCTCAGGTATGAGCGGGTTCAAGCTGGCAAGGACGAGAATCCTATCAGAGTGGTTGTGGATAGCAGACTGAGAATACCGCTAAATGCGAAAATTCTGGATGATAGAGCGAGAACGATAGTTGCCACCACCGAGAAAGGTCTTGAAAGGGTAAAGCTCATAGAGGAGAGAGCAGAGGTGGTTGTTTTTGGGCGAGAAAAGGTTGATCTCAGGCTGCTGTGTGAGTACCTCTACAAGATTGGAGTCAGAAGGTTGATGGTAGAGGGTGGAGGAACGCTGATAAACTCGCTGCTGAGAGAGAAGATGATAGACGAGTTCAACATCTACTACGGCAACATGATTATCGGTGGCAGGAACTCTCCTACGGTTGTCGATGGTGAATCATTTGCAGATCCGGTAAGGCTCGAGCTGATAAGCTGTCAGAAACTCGGGGAAGGTATTTTTACCAGATGGAGGGTTGTTTACAGATAGGTTGTTTGCATGTGAGAAACCATCAAAGCGTGACCTCCTTCCGCCAGTTCATTGATGGACATCTTGTGGGTTCAAGCGCATGCTATCCTCCCCACTTCGGGTAGGGCCACATGGAGTTGTCCCTATACT
This genomic window contains:
- the smc gene encoding chromosome segregation protein SMC, with amino-acid sequence MYIKKIVLKNFKSFNKKVEIPFFKGFTVISGPNGSGKSNIVDAILFCLGLTPSTRYLRADRVGDLIYSGNGKLGEAEVTVIFDNDGEEIKITRKIKRTSKGNYTYNYLNGKSVNLAEIQRLLQNFGIYSDAYNVVMQGDVTRIAEMTPFQRRKIIDDIAGISEFDEKKAKAIEELEAVRENIERINTILIEVSNQLEQLKADREEALRYKSLIEEKELNLKYLKINKFLSLNRRKRMIKRDIENLEMRKDKILKEIIDINSKLNELNTKADEISAEIYRLADESYKTIQNEIIEISSKREGLKSSIEMKKKEIKDIEDEKTKLLVSISKLKEEVSKVEEELQKFSIQKMSVQEVLDDLESKKSLIISKLNLMDSAYSELRDQLLKKKEILDELKERKSSKVNERDRLLEVIRRIGMEIEDIEGEIETLRKESITLNEELKELNKKYKEVEKELEAAIKRRNEADNKIFSIRNQISSLEEEKKNLEVELSKIKAQLSLLESSFSKAVELILEAKSRKAMPGVFGTVSQLCEVDEKFAVALEVSAGNSLQYLVVENEDDAIRCIKYLKQIDGGRATFIPLNKIKKNFGDIKLDRSVLKEKGVIDYAINLIKCEKKFKPVFNFVYRDTLVVEDIDTAKRLMDGRRIVTLDGDIVERAGTISGGSKQKSKGILATKELFEKEKKLEEEITVIESRKAEMLGNLRLVEEERRIHQSNVEEINSRLSELSSKISVAESKLRDNENRIEELKEKLTYKQKERAEIYERMSGVEEEIEKIDEEIRKISGEIEEIEAKMRGSEIPALTRKLEEIKEEIDRNSRAMYSITKNLENSEFKLQQLKDLVLEKEIKIDELDRKIENLKKEIENDSQLYSELGERLITLKEKEKEVGESVKDLRDKRSKLLAEIKKLEKDRDEKRFEVTGIEETIKAKEESLKDIEEQIRELGEIEYDEEEVQNIPRMEHVKRRLEEIELELKKFGDVNLKAIQDYEEVKARKEELMSKKLTLEKERSEILEKIERYEKMKRDTFFETFNAINMHFKEIISKLAEGEGELYLDNADDPFNSGLYMRVRVRDKPIQKIESMSGGEKSLVALSLIFAIQKFKPAPFYAFDEVDMFLDGINVEKVAKLISERSKNAQFIVVSLRKPMLEKADSIVGVTLSKDNSSTVTGIKMKA
- a CDS encoding competence/damage-inducible protein A, which encodes MDFIIISVGNELLSGDTANSNSVYMAKKLVQMGHRVKRIIVIPDDVDEIAEEVRKASEKADFVLVTGGLGATHDDVTAEGIAKAFNVELVVDEKTANRLRRFSRNEEAIRKVASVPKGSEIIPNDRGAAPAFIFRNVAVMPGVPAEMEDTFNKIIKRFSEEEYYEDTLKVNGYESQILKELNKVVEEFKDVSIGSYPKPGYVVIKFSGRNKGRVEEAKKRLEELLKVRK
- a CDS encoding 2,5-diamino-6-(ribosylamino)-4(3H)-pyrimidinone 5'-phosphate reductase, which codes for MKPFVFVNIASSIDGKISDESRKQVRISCREDFQRVDRLRAFSDAIMVGIGTVLSDDPSLTVKDERLRYERVQAGKDENPIRVVVDSRLRIPLNAKILDDRARTIVATTEKGLERVKLIEERAEVVVFGREKVDLRLLCEYLYKIGVRRLMVEGGGTLINSLLREKMIDEFNIYYGNMIIGGRNSPTVVDGESFADPVRLELISCQKLGEGIFTRWRVVYR
- the scpB gene encoding SMC-Scp complex subunit ScpB: MEDKNENEVRKIVEAILFSSSEPISPSKIARIVRVKTEIVEKVLRDLVHEYNIRDSSIEIIELKGSYLMRVKPNYTRFVDRFSEKDLDRGTRRTLVVIAIRQPIKLSELAKIRGNRCYEHVKKLEEIGFIETRKEGRSKIITTTKYFAKYYGLEKSDPEYVREFFSELQKKGKLSDYSRE
- a CDS encoding segregation and condensation protein A, whose amino-acid sequence is MTPENLEDPIELLVEMAKRGEIDPWNIDVIDVASKFLEKLEKAQKLDLRISGRVLLYAAILVRMKAEILANEALMTRGGAEEEVEEESYIPDEIDFDTFPFDFDEKPSERPDKKETENYDLPKRRTVRRFTTLDDLIKELEMAERVERRKRVRKKVVREVEDPLKVPHEENIEETLIRIEAELLKYFRIKDAILFSELVGMKERKEKVTYFLSILHLAYRKIIELRQERIFEEDIEIRLIR